Part of the Pomacea canaliculata isolate SZHN2017 linkage group LG11, ASM307304v1, whole genome shotgun sequence genome is shown below.
caaataacattaacatatATAAATTACCTTTAACATAATGTCGTAAACTGACAGACACATTAATCAGACACTATCTTGATCATAGGGTTGTCTTTCAcctgtttgttatttatcacaaaAGTCAGAATGTAACTGTAAACAACGGTTCACTTCACaacacccacacctacctgtaacaccaacacggagactgtgtaggaagctggccacctcacgaccgcacgcgACACAGTTAACTGGGTtttcacctgagtgaccctgacctcggtgatacagtcgtgtgactggcgggccgtctgtgtggtcggacacacctcgctcactgtacggcaggACATTACGAGTTACAGTGATCCACTCGttctgctcgacttccctgacgacggcaggtggagagcggaggggtctggttaaatattccacttgccagccgtcGGGTGCGTCttcatggaaacaacttgccgcccacagatggagacgtgGAACTTGTGTCAACAGCTTGCTACAGAAGAACTCCAACCTTGGACAGTAACAGAGGATGTAACTATAAGTGTTACACTATATACTTTcactaaaatgtgtttatttactgtgcGAGACGTAATCAACTATAAATGTCATTACATTAATGACACGTGTTGCTACACAATCTCTGTAACAGTCGATGTAACACATTTACTTTCATATTACAATATCACCATAAGGTGACTCAACCATTGAAGAATTATCACCTGCTAAATCGGGGTGGCGATTAGGAGATAAAAGCGATCGCCATTTACCTGTGTGTTTATGAATACGTCACAcactgtacaactcacctgaaACTCGCTagttcatcagcgatgacgtacaacgactctccgctcgccgcctgtgacaactcgttgacggccttctccacgtcttcacCGTCATAAAGTTCATACaacaggaggtgaggctgaccgggtgacacacctgctgactgttgtgtgtttactgtctgcagcaacaggtgatacaacatgctgcacgctgcacgactcccatcacacgtactgacaacgtagacgtggtgaccacaccgcagccactgtatggccatcagcagcagcaccacagttttacctgtaccgggcggtccggtgacaaagagtgtgggaggctccgtgtgtagcaggtgaacttgctccg
Proteins encoded:
- the LOC112574835 gene encoding uncharacterized protein LOC112574835, whose translation is MLYHLLLQTVNTQQSAGVSPGQPHLLLYELYDGEDVEKAVNELSQAASGESLYVIADELASFRLEFFCSKLLTQVPRLHLWAASCFHEDAPDGWQVEYLTRPLRSPPAVVREVEQNEWITVTRNVLPYSERGVSDHTDGPPVTRLYHRGQGHSGENPVNCVACGREVASFLHSLRVGVTESGTATSATVTSSSGDTTPPCLQWRDVLVLYWNYVRDNSGVVKGLQEAGIPVRVMKDDDIEDVATAHSDVVWVAHGHRVRGLERKVVVCLTLHNNDGFDRFYLMSRCTSQLVIVSPDYD